In the genome of Myxococcus stipitatus, one region contains:
- a CDS encoding MBOAT family O-acyltransferase: protein MLSHSLQYVVFVIAVFALYWAVHRHFWPRMLVLLAASVYFYAAFTPFPLLIFLVGVTVDHLLVKGMGRSQSPGVRKLLVTLSIVSNLGLLAGFKYLELLRKTALELVPASWGLHIRETPFSLILPVGLSFFVFQAISYTVDVYRGKASAGYSFIEHLLYMLFFPRVVNGPIIRASELLERFRDVPTLTPEDGGRAMFRIAVGLVKKLVIADVLGSGIVDPVFAAPEKYASAECVVAAIAYTFELYYDFSGYSDIALGVAALFGFKFPENFNRPYLAKNLGEFWNRWHMSLSTWLRDYLYRPLGGNRVSKPRVLFNLMTVMVLGGLWHGADWRFAVWGGVHGFALGLTRCWEWTVGKPEKPGVPRIALGMLVTFTIVVLTRVVFRAKNMTDAGEFYARMAEGVPGIANVSPLVWGMLAAAVFFHAVPMKLYTVTSELFVRLPVPVRAVALILLGLGIRHLSAVETRPYVYLQF from the coding sequence GTGCTCTCGCACAGCCTCCAGTACGTCGTCTTCGTCATCGCGGTGTTCGCGCTCTACTGGGCGGTGCACCGGCACTTCTGGCCGCGCATGCTGGTGCTGCTGGCGGCCAGCGTGTACTTCTACGCGGCCTTCACGCCCTTCCCGCTGCTCATCTTCCTGGTGGGCGTCACGGTGGACCACCTGCTCGTCAAGGGGATGGGCCGCTCGCAATCGCCGGGCGTGCGCAAGCTGCTCGTCACGCTGTCCATCGTGTCGAACCTGGGGTTGCTCGCGGGGTTCAAGTACCTGGAGCTCCTGCGCAAGACGGCGCTGGAGCTGGTGCCCGCCTCGTGGGGCCTGCACATCCGCGAGACGCCGTTCAGCCTGATTCTGCCGGTGGGCCTGTCGTTCTTCGTCTTCCAGGCCATCAGCTACACGGTGGACGTGTACCGGGGGAAGGCGAGCGCCGGGTACTCGTTCATCGAGCACCTGCTGTACATGCTGTTCTTCCCGCGCGTGGTGAACGGGCCCATCATCCGCGCGTCGGAGTTGCTGGAGCGCTTCCGCGACGTGCCCACGCTGACGCCGGAGGACGGCGGGCGGGCGATGTTCCGCATCGCGGTGGGCCTGGTGAAGAAGCTGGTCATCGCGGACGTGCTGGGCAGCGGCATCGTCGACCCGGTGTTCGCCGCGCCGGAGAAGTACGCGTCGGCCGAGTGTGTCGTCGCCGCCATCGCCTACACCTTCGAGCTCTACTACGACTTCTCGGGGTACTCGGACATCGCGCTGGGCGTGGCGGCGCTGTTCGGCTTCAAGTTCCCGGAGAACTTCAACCGGCCGTACCTGGCGAAGAACCTGGGTGAGTTCTGGAACCGGTGGCACATGAGCCTGTCCACCTGGCTGCGGGACTACCTGTACCGCCCGCTGGGCGGCAACCGGGTGTCGAAGCCCCGCGTCCTCTTCAACCTGATGACGGTGATGGTGCTGGGCGGCCTGTGGCACGGCGCGGACTGGCGCTTCGCGGTGTGGGGCGGCGTGCATGGCTTCGCGCTCGGGCTGACGCGGTGCTGGGAGTGGACCGTCGGCAAGCCGGAGAAGCCCGGGGTCCCGCGCATCGCGTTGGGGATGCTCGTGACTTTCACCATCGTCGTGCTGACGCGGGTGGTGTTCCGCGCGAAGAACATGACGGACGCGGGTGAGTTCTACGCGCGGATGGCGGAGGGCGTGCCGGGCATCGCCAACGTGAGCCCGCTGGTGTGGGGCATGCTCGCGGCGGCGGTGTTCTTCCACGCGGTGCCGATGAAGCTCTACACGGTGACGTCGGAGCTGTTCGTCCGGCTGCCCGTGCCCGTGCGCGCCGTCGCGCTCATCCTCTTGGGCCTGGGCATCCGCCACCTGTCCGCGGTGGAGACGCGGCCCTACGTCTACCTCCAGTTCTAG
- a CDS encoding CoA pyrophosphatase produces the protein MSVEALFQGVESRLAARPARDVNLPGLVLREAAVLVPLFERDGVPHMVFTRRPATLRTHANQYSFPGGGRDAEDLTPLHTALRETEEELGIDRRGVRVLGMLDEVPTISQYRVRPFVGVIPGDGQYTPSVEEVAFILEVPLERLMDPAILRVERKEVLGAERDLYFYTYEGHVIWGATARILRDFLAQVEQVPGLKALLTPPR, from the coding sequence GTGAGCGTGGAGGCGCTGTTCCAGGGGGTGGAGTCACGGCTCGCGGCGCGTCCGGCGCGCGACGTGAATCTGCCGGGGCTCGTGTTGCGCGAGGCCGCGGTGCTGGTGCCGCTGTTCGAGCGCGACGGCGTGCCGCACATGGTGTTCACCCGCCGCCCGGCCACGCTGCGCACCCACGCCAACCAGTACAGCTTCCCCGGAGGCGGACGCGACGCGGAGGACCTCACGCCGCTGCACACCGCGCTGCGCGAGACGGAGGAGGAGCTGGGCATCGACCGCAGGGGCGTGCGGGTGCTCGGCATGCTGGACGAGGTGCCCACCATCTCCCAGTACCGCGTGCGTCCCTTCGTGGGCGTGATTCCCGGCGATGGCCAGTACACGCCCAGCGTCGAGGAGGTGGCCTTCATCCTCGAGGTGCCCCTGGAGCGGCTGATGGACCCGGCCATCCTCCGCGTCGAGCGCAAGGAAGTCCTGGGCGCCGAGCGGGACCTGTACTTCTACACCTACGAGGGCCACGTCATCTGGGGCGCCACCGCGCGCATCCTCCGCGACTTCCTGGCGCAGGTGGAGCAGGTGCCCGGGTTGAAGGCGCTGCTCACGCCTCCGCGCTAG
- a CDS encoding undecaprenyl-diphosphate phosphatase yields MSLLEAIVLGLVQGLTEFLPISSTAHLRIAPELFGWRDPGAAYSAVIQLGTVAAVLIYFRKDIVSLVAAFFRGLARKDPFGTVESRLAWFVLVGTLPIGLCGLAFKKSIETQFRSLYVISASLIILAIILFVVEKRASHRRTLADMTWRDGILIGLWQALALIPGSSRSGTTLTGGLSLGLKREDAARYSFLLSIPATTLAGLFELKHLLEATERPSALSLWVGTLVAFGSGMAAIAWLLNYLRSRTTLVFVVYRIALGVLLLVLLQAGVLKPLSGAEHAEAPRDAGAQQMEKQVAD; encoded by the coding sequence ATGAGCCTCCTTGAAGCCATTGTCCTGGGACTGGTCCAGGGCCTCACCGAGTTCCTCCCCATCAGCTCCACCGCGCACCTGCGCATCGCGCCGGAGCTGTTCGGATGGAGGGACCCGGGGGCCGCGTACTCGGCGGTCATCCAGCTGGGCACCGTGGCCGCCGTGCTCATCTACTTCCGCAAGGACATCGTCTCGCTCGTGGCCGCCTTCTTCCGGGGGCTCGCGAGGAAGGACCCCTTCGGCACGGTGGAGTCGCGGCTGGCGTGGTTCGTGTTGGTGGGCACGCTGCCCATCGGCCTGTGCGGCCTGGCCTTCAAGAAGTCCATCGAGACGCAGTTCCGCTCGCTCTACGTCATCTCCGCCAGCCTCATCATCCTGGCCATCATCCTCTTCGTCGTGGAGAAGCGCGCCTCGCATCGGCGCACGCTCGCGGACATGACGTGGCGGGATGGCATCCTCATCGGCCTGTGGCAGGCGCTGGCGCTCATCCCGGGCTCGTCGCGCTCGGGCACCACGCTGACGGGCGGCCTGTCGCTGGGGCTCAAGCGCGAGGACGCGGCCCGCTACTCGTTCCTCCTGTCCATCCCCGCCACCACGCTCGCGGGCCTCTTCGAGCTCAAGCACCTGCTGGAGGCCACCGAGCGCCCCAGCGCCCTGTCGCTCTGGGTGGGCACGCTGGTGGCCTTCGGCTCGGGCATGGCGGCCATCGCGTGGCTGTTGAACTACCTGCGCTCCCGCACGACGCTGGTGTTCGTCGTCTACCGCATCGCGCTGGGCGTGCTGCTGCTCGTGCTGCTCCAGGCGGGAGTGCTCAAGCCCCTGTCGGGCGCGGAGCACGCGGAGGCGCCTCGTGACGCGGGTGCACAGCAGATGGAGAAGCAGGTCGCGGACTAG
- a CDS encoding YchJ family protein: MPPAPPCPCCSGLRYRECCAPFHRGDAEAPDAERLMRSRYSAFAMREAAYLWRTLHSSHPDRTRPEAEVVRELRTFAQGHQFPKLVVMDRRAPDAQGVAQVLFFAKVFEKGKERSFVERSDFLHDGVGWRYHSGDTFALRELTVPPETLTIDTFPK, encoded by the coding sequence ATGCCCCCTGCCCCTCCGTGCCCCTGCTGCTCTGGCCTGCGCTACCGCGAGTGCTGCGCGCCCTTCCACCGAGGCGACGCGGAAGCGCCCGACGCCGAGCGGCTGATGCGCAGCCGCTACAGCGCCTTCGCGATGCGCGAGGCCGCCTACCTGTGGAGGACACTCCACTCGAGCCACCCGGACCGCACCCGTCCAGAGGCCGAGGTGGTGCGCGAGCTGCGCACGTTCGCCCAGGGACACCAGTTCCCCAAGCTGGTGGTGATGGACCGGCGGGCGCCGGATGCCCAGGGCGTCGCGCAGGTGCTCTTCTTCGCGAAGGTGTTCGAGAAGGGCAAGGAGCGCTCCTTCGTCGAGCGCTCCGACTTCCTCCACGACGGCGTCGGCTGGCGCTACCACTCCGGAGACACGTTCGCGCTGCGCGAGCTCACGGTGCCTCCGGAGACGCTGACCATCGACACGTTCCCGAAGTGA